A genomic stretch from Thermodesulfobacteriota bacterium includes:
- a CDS encoding PilN domain-containing protein — protein MIRINLLPVRAEKKRESLRQQVVLGVAVLVLLGIGIGAVHVMLTNDIADLQTRIAQRRAEISRLQGIIGEVREFRKKKRELEEKIEVIAQLEARQRGPVRVLDELARIVPKEIWIEKLKDSGGALSLEGFAIDNQTIARFMTSMEASPWFRGVRLEVTRQVAKGGVNLKAFTIRASVAYREAG, from the coding sequence ATGATCCGGATCAACCTCCTCCCCGTCCGCGCCGAGAAGAAGCGGGAGAGCCTGCGCCAGCAGGTGGTCCTGGGCGTCGCGGTGCTGGTGCTCCTGGGCATCGGGATCGGGGCCGTGCATGTCATGCTCACCAACGACATCGCAGACCTCCAGACCCGCATTGCGCAGCGCCGGGCCGAGATCTCCCGGCTCCAGGGGATCATCGGCGAGGTCCGGGAGTTTCGCAAGAAGAAGCGGGAGCTCGAGGAGAAGATCGAGGTCATCGCCCAGCTCGAGGCCCGCCAGCGGGGGCCCGTGCGGGTGCTCGACGAACTGGCCCGGATCGTGCCCAAGGAGATCTGGATCGAGAAGCTCAAGGACTCCGGCGGGGCGCTTTCGCTGGAGGGCTTCGCCATCGACAACCAGACCATCGCCCGGTTCATGACGAGCATGGAGGCGAGCCCCTGGTTTCGCGGGGTGCGTCTCGAGGTGACGCGCCAGGTCGCCAAGGGGGGCGTGAACCTCAAGGCCTTCACGATCCGAGCGTCCGTAGCCTACAGGGAGGCGGGGTGA
- a CDS encoding type 4a pilus biogenesis protein PilO, whose translation MAAAVDTYLKWSGRKKALVWVALCAVIGAGYYFALFQPRLQELRGLEAQYDKLGQELRENQAIADNLPQVQEEVRRLDERLTEAKKKLPEQDEIPTLLQKISDLGKEAGLEFLLFRPGTPVPKDFYAEVPLELQISGTYHDLATFFDKVGRLDRIVTIEDIDFGVPKATPGSLKLTASCRAVTFKFIDAPPQTAAAPGRPGAPRGAPAQNTGGR comes from the coding sequence ATGGCCGCAGCCGTCGACACCTATCTCAAGTGGTCGGGGCGCAAGAAGGCCCTGGTCTGGGTGGCTCTGTGCGCCGTCATCGGCGCGGGGTACTACTTCGCCCTCTTCCAGCCCCGCCTCCAGGAGCTGCGCGGCCTCGAAGCCCAGTACGACAAACTGGGTCAGGAGCTGCGCGAGAACCAGGCCATCGCCGACAACCTGCCCCAGGTGCAGGAAGAGGTGCGCCGTTTGGACGAACGGCTCACCGAGGCCAAGAAGAAGCTCCCCGAGCAGGACGAGATCCCGACTCTCCTCCAGAAGATCAGCGACCTGGGCAAGGAGGCGGGGCTCGAGTTCCTGCTCTTCCGTCCGGGCACGCCGGTGCCGAAGGATTTTTACGCCGAGGTGCCCCTGGAGCTCCAGATTTCCGGCACCTACCACGACCTGGCGACCTTCTTCGACAAGGTGGGGCGGCTGGATCGGATCGTCACCATCGAGGACATCGATTTCGGGGTTCCCAAGGCGACCCCAGGAAGTCTCAAGCTCACGGCGAGCTGTCGGGCGGTAACCTTCAAGTTCATCGACGCGCCTCCGCAGACGGCTGCGGCGCCTGGCAGGCCCGGAGCCCCCCGGGGAGCTCCGGCCCAGAATACGGGAGGCAGGTAG